A region from the Excalfactoria chinensis isolate bCotChi1 chromosome 24, bCotChi1.hap2, whole genome shotgun sequence genome encodes:
- the PHB1 gene encoding prohibitin 1, which produces MAAKVFESIGKFGLGLAVAGGVVNSALYNVDAGHRAVIFDRFRGVQDTVVGEGTHFLIPWVQKPIIFDCRSRPRNIPVITGSKDLQNVNITLRILFRPVTAQLPRIFTSIGEDYDERVLPSITTEILKSVVARFDAGELITQRELVSRQVSEDLTERAATFGLILDDVSLTHLTFGKEFTEAVEMKQVAQQEAERARFIVEKAEQQKKAAVISAEGDSKAAELIANSLATAGDGLIELRKLEAAEDIAYQLSRSRNITYLPSGQSVLLQLPQ; this is translated from the exons ATGGCTGCCAAAGTGTTTGAAAGCATTGGGAAGTTCGGCCTGGGGCTGGCTGTTGCAGGTGGAGTTGTCAATTCTGCTCTCTATAACG ttgaTGCAGGACACAGAGCCGTTATCTTTGATCGATTCCGCGGAGTCCAGGATACAGTGGTAGGAGAAGGCACTCACTTCCTCATCCCTTGGGTACAGAAACCAATCATTTTTGACTGCCGTTCTCGCCCACGTAACATACCTGTCATTACTGGCAGCAAAG ATCTACAGAATGTGAACATCACGCTGCGTATCCTGTTCAGGCCGGTGACTGCGCAGCTACCCCGGATTTTCACAAGTATTGGAGAGGACTATGATGAGCGTGTCCTGCCCTCCATCACAACTGAAATCCTCAAGTCTGTTGTG GCTCGCTTTGATGCTGGAGAATTGATCACTCAAAGAGAACTGGTCTCCAGGCAAGTGAGTGAAGACCTCACAGAGAGAGCAGCAACTTTTGGCCTCATTCTGGATGATGTATCCTTG ACCCATCTGACCTTTGGTAAGGAATTCACCGAAGCAGTTGAAATGAAGCAAGTGGCCCAGCAAGAAGCAGAGCGAGCCAGGTTCATTGTGGAAAAG GctgaacagcagaagaaagcagctgttaTCTCAGCTGAGGGAGACTCCAAAGCAGCTGAGCTGATTGCCAACTCACTAGCCACTGCAGGTGATGGCTTAATTGAGCTACGCAAGCTGGAGGCAGCTGAAGATATTGCTTACCAGCTCTCAAGGTCTCGCAACATCACCTACTTGCCCTCTGGACAGTCTGTACTCCTCCAGTTGCCACAGTGA